In the Brassica napus cultivar Da-Ae chromosome A7, Da-Ae, whole genome shotgun sequence genome, one interval contains:
- the LOC106353887 gene encoding methionyl-tRNA formyltransferase, with product MNSALMLRRFICVNASATLSSVAPSPRKKPLIFLGSPQVSVTVLEALLDASSAPNSSFEVAGIVTQPPARRDRGRKVLPSPVAQYALEKGLPSDLIFSPEKAGDEAFLSSLRDLQPELCVTAAYGNILPTKFLNIPLHGTVNIHPSLLPLYRGAAPVQRALQDGVEETGVSVAFTVRKLDAGAVIASKSFQVDDQIKAPELLSLLFSEGSKLLIRELPSIFDGSAKSKAVLQDDSKATLAPKIAPDEAWLSFDQEAFVLHNKVRAFAGWPGTRAKVLVLDDKSGQQNELELKIITTRICQSTEVLNGEQDYVTFKKCSLVFPCGGGTALEVVEVQLPGKKAINATAFWNGLRGQKLKKL from the exons ATGAATTCAGCGCTAATGCTACGTCGTTTCATCTGCGTCAACGCTTCCGCAACTCTTTCTTCCGTAGCTCCATCTCCTAGGAAGAAGCCTCTCATCTTCTTAGGCTCTCCTCAA GTTTCCGTGACAGTACTCGAAGCTCTTCTCGACGCATCTTCCGCACCAAACTCTTCCTTCGAG GTTGCAGGAATTGTCACACAGCCTCCGGCGAGAAGAGACAGGGGGAGAAAAGTGTTGCCTTCTCCAGTAGCGCAATACGCTTTAGAAAAGGGTTTACCTTCTGATCTCATCTTCTCCCCTGAGAAGGCGGGAGAT GAAGCGTTCTTATCCAGTTTAAGAGATTTGCAACCTGAGCTTTGTGTTACAGCTGCTTATGGGAATATTTTGCCTACCAAGTTCCTTAATATCCCACTACATG gGACAGTGAATATACATCCTAGTTTGCTGCCACTGTACCGTGGTGCTGCTCCAGTGCAAAGAGCATTGCAG GATGGTGTTGAAGAAACAGGAGTGTCAGTAGCATTTACGGTGCGGAAGCTTGATGCAGGGGCAGTGATTGCCTCTAAGAGTTTCCAAGTAGATGATCAAATAAAG GCACCAGAACTACTCTCGTTATTGTTTTCTGAAG GGTCTAAGCTTCTTATCCGTGAACTTCCATCGATATTTGATGGGTCAGCAAAATCAAAAGCAGTTCTTCAGGATGATTCTAAAGCTACCTTAGCTCCAAAG ATAGCTCCTGATGAGGCTTGGCTTTCTTTTGACCAGGAAGCTTTTGTTCTACATAACAAG GTTCGTGCATTCGCAGGATGGCCGGGAACACGAGCTAAAGTCTTGGTTCTCGATGACAAAAGCGGTCAGCAAAACGAGCTAGAGCTTAAGATCATCACCACTCGAATATGTCAAAGTACAGAAGTCCTGAACGGTGAGCAAGATTATGTAACTTTCAAGAAATGTTCGTTGGTGTTTCCTTGTGGAGGAGGCACAGCTTTGGAG GTAGTTGAAGTCCAACTTCCTGGGAAAAAAGCGATCAATGCAACTGCTTTTTGGAATGGCTTGAGAGGTCAAAAgctgaagaagctatga
- the LOC106353886 gene encoding protein AAR2 homolog, translating into MDSEKALELVKHGATLLFLDVPQHTLIGIDTQMFTVGPAFKGIKMIPPGIHFVFYSSSTRDGKEFSPTIGFFIDVAPSQVLVRKWNQQDEWLVKVSEEEEERYSQAVKSLEFDKHLGPFNLSQYGAWKHLSNYITKDVIEKFEPVGGEITVIYESAILKGGPKTEMERALDEQMKKTKSGAASSTTEQPKGNRFYYTSIPRIIKHKGISGQELTSLNLDKTQLLESVLSKEYKDSEDLLLGELQFSFVAFLMGQSLESFMQWKSLVSLLLGCTEAPFQTRSELFTKFIKVIYHQLKYGLQKESSGPEMGVLALLDDSWLASDSFLHLLCKDFFALVEEASVVDGDLLSWTRKFKELLESRLGWEFQKKSDVDGIYFDEDDEYAPVVETLNESHGDYMAT; encoded by the exons aTGGATTCGGAAAAGGCACTAGAACTAGTGAAGCATGGAGCGACGCTTCTATTTCTCGACGTTCCTCAGCATACTCTCATCGGAATCGATACTCAG ATGTTCACAGTGGGGCCAGCTTTCAAAGGGATAAAGATGATCCCTCCTGGAATTCACTTTGTATTCTACAGTTCGTCCACCAG GGATGGTAAAGAGTTTTCACCTACTATCGGCTTCTTTATTGATGTTGCTCCTTCTCAG GTTCTTGTACGCAAATGGAATCAGCAAGACGAGTGGCTGGTCAAAGTATCTGAAGAAGAG GAGGAGAGATATTCTCAAGCAGTGAAGAGTCTGGAGTTTGACAAACATCTTGGTCCATTCAACTTAAGCCAGTATGGAGCATGGAAGCACTTGTCTAACTATATTACCAAGGATGTTATCGAGAAGTTTG AGCCAGTTGGAGGAGAGATAACAGTCATCTACGAATCTGCTATTCTAAAAGGCGGACCTAAGACGGAAATGGAAAGAGCACTTGACGAGCAGATGAAGAAAACCAAGTCTGGGGCGGCATCATCAACCACTGAGCAACCCAAAGGGAATAGGTTTTATTATACTTCTATTCCTCGGATTATAAAGCACAAGGGCATTTCTGGTCAGGAGCTAACCTCTTTGAATCTTGACAAG ACTCAACTTCTAGAAAGTGTATTGTCAAAGGAGTACAAAGACTCGGAAGACTTGCTTCTTGGGGAGCTACAATTTTCATTTGTAGCATTTTTG ATGGGGCAGTCTCTTGAATCCTTCATGCAATGGAAGTCCTTAGTTAGTCTTTTACTAGGCTGCACTGAAGCG CCATTTCAGACTAGGAGTGAACTTTTCACAAAG TTCATTAAGGTCATCTACCATCAACTAAAATATGGACTACAGAAAGAGAGCAGTGGTCCAGAGATGGGCGTACTTGCACTTCTTGATGATTCTTGGTTAGCTTCAGATAGCTTTCTGCACTTGCTTTGCAAG GACTTTTTTGCGTTAGTGGAAGAGGCATCTGTAGTTGATGGAGATTTATTGTCGTGG ACAAGGAAGTTCAAAGAGTTGCTTGAGAGCAGATTAGGATGGGAGTTTCAGAAGAAGAGTGATGTTGATGGGATCTACTTTGACGAAGATGATGAG TATGCTCCTGTGGTTGAGACGTTGAACGAAAGTCATGGAGACTATATGGCCACATAG
- the LOC106357118 gene encoding E3 ubiquitin-protein ligase SINA-like 2 isoform X1, with the protein MMKETNAAGEASSSLRRHRKRQRLPSVENGRETASVDGDEVIPEARSGTLLDLDLLDCPVCFQALTQHVFQCDNGHIACSSCCRELRNKCPACALPIGNNRCRIMERVVESVTVPCPNAKHGCTEKFSYGKELAHEKECRFALCYCPAPDCNYAGVYKDLYTHYDANHKDTSTRFVCGTLHRTYLGTVSTTSVLQEYRDGPLVVVQGFVVAHGLSVTVNCIAPSAPGVGKFSFNLTYTLGRHTVTFGSTEMNRIQKVSLETPQSDFMSIPSYLVSPIIVKNLRICIRRLEEEAGEDEEEEEAGEEEEEEEEEEEEEAGEEEEEAGEEEEEEAVEVDVVNNVRRSTRQKKGNSKYQNKVK; encoded by the exons ATGATGAAAGAGACGAACGCCGCAGGAGAAGCGTCGAGCAGCCTCCGCCGCCACCGAAAGAGACAACGACTTCCTTCCGTTGAGAATGGCAGAGAAACGGCGAGTGTAGACGGCGATGAAGTGATACCGGAGGCACGATCGGGGACGCTACTCGATTTGGATCTTCTCGATTGTCCCGTTTGCTTTCAAGCACTGACCCAACATGTTTTTCAG TGTGACAATGGACACATAGCTTGTTCTTCCTGCTGTCGTGAACTGAGAAACAAATGCCCTGCCTGCGCTTTACCCATTGGTAATAACCGATGCAGAATCATGGAGAGAGTTGTTGAATCAGTCACTGTCCCGTGTCCGAACGCCAAACATGGTTGTACGGAGAAGTTCTCTTACGGCAAAGAATTAGCTCATGAGAAAGAATGCCGTTTTGCTCTTTGTTATTGCCCTGCACCTGACTGCAACTACGCTGGTGTGTACAAAGATCTCTACACTCACTATGATGCTAACCACAAGGATACATCGACCCGCTTCGTGTGTGGCACTCTCCACCGCACATATCTTGGCACAGTTTCGACTACTTCAGTCCTTCAGGAATATAGAGATGGTCCATTGGTTGTGGTTCAGGGTTTCGTGGTGGCACATGGATTGTCTGTGACTGTGAACTGTATAGCACCGTCTGCTCCAGGAGTTGGGAAGTTTTCCTTCAATTTAACCTACACGTTGGGACGTCACACTGTGACGTTTGGATCAACGGAGATGAACAGGATTCAGAAAGTGAGCTTGGAAACTCCTCAGAGCGACTTCATGTCGATTCCTTCATATTTGGTTTCACCGATTATTGTTAAGAACTTGCGTATATGCATCCGCCGGCTAGAAGAAGAAGCtggtgaagatgaagaagaagaagaagctggtgaagaagaagaagaagaagaagaagaagaagaagaagaagctggtgaagaagaagaagaagctggtgaagaagaagaagaagaagctgttgagGTTGATGTTGTTAACAATGTTCGCAGGTCAACTCGTCAGAAGAAGGGTAACTCCAAATACCAAAACAAAGTCAAGTAA
- the LOC106353884 gene encoding uncharacterized protein At1g66480-like, producing MGNSITIKRKRAKVMKIDGEVFRIKTPATAREVTADYPGYVLLDSEAVKHFGVRSKPLEPSQLLKPKKTYFLVELPKLPPETTSGTDNKLPLRRVMSGIHVGAKERLEMLMLSRRTVSDVAVGRSDGGDGLGLGPGQTSVRFRLPRSQITKFMEESNDDSEIADKILSFYRESSGEIGGGDSHRNLGTGKIKAREKQVSFAGDGGRELPVLWSRTGNQSSSIG from the exons ATGGGAAACAGCATCACGATTAAGAGAAAGAGAGCCAAAGTGATGAAAATAGACGGTGAGGTTTTCCGCATCAAAACTCCGGCGACGGCGAGAGAAGTCACGGCGGATTATCCCGGCTACGTGCTGTTAGACTCGGAAGCTGTTAAACACTTTGGAGTACGTTCGAAACCGCTCGAGCCGAGCCAGCTCTTGAAACCCAAGAAGACGTATTTTCTCGTCGAGCTTCCGAAGCTTCCGCCGGAGACGACGTCGGGAACTGATAATAAGCTTCCGTTACGGCGAGTGATGTCCGGAATTCACGTCGGCGCGAAGGAGCGGTTGGAGATGCTCATGCTTTCTCGGAGAACGGTCTCCGACGTGGCGGTCGGTAGATCTGACGGCGGCgatgggcttgggcttgggcctgGTCAAACGAGCGTGAGGTTTAGGCTGCCTCGTTCTCAGATTACAAAGTTTATGGAGGAGAGCAATGATGATTCTGAGATCGCGGATAAGATTTTAAGTTTCTATAGGGAGAGCTCCGGCGAGATTGGCGGCGGTGACAGCCACCGGAATCTTGGAACCGGGAAGATTAAGGCACGTGAG AAGCAGGTGAGTTTCGCCGGAGATGGTGGACGGGAGCTTCCTGTGTTATGGAGCAGAACGGGAAACCAATCGTCATCAATTGGATAA
- the LOC106353885 gene encoding polyadenylation and cleavage factor homolog 1-like has product MSSSNGVFAHQRNAHRNGGRTMLKRPIDNRGCRIGGFQEEEERSRYAPLQKRPRYQQAQPQFQSAKPNGGGTPPMYRHHHDSNLSRVSNYGDVINSNSSNVFPFALRNNRHSQSNKPYGYGNPNPQSVPLPLPYRKLDGFDSLPEWVPNFVPNTNREITGVRFNVVSQSLPQQPVVSKELADLLSVLNNNEKECDLGLDFDKSNLNVRHESVVKSLYSDMPRQCSSCGVRFKGQEEHSKHMDWHVRKNRMAKDATKAATTTRASQKPKKSRDWFASLSLWLSAATGAAIEGAKPLFGETQKTKEEEKQQQRYVPADENQKMCALCLESLEEFFSHEEDDWMYRDAAYLNMNGSGPIVHVNCMPEPRKGPAKGLTKPVASAVAC; this is encoded by the exons ATGTCTTCATCCAACGGAGTCTTCGCTCATCAGAGAAACGCGCATCGTAACGGTGGAAGAACCATGCTGAAGAGACCAATCGACAATCGCGGATGCAGAATCGGAGGTtttcaggaggaggaggagcgaaGCCGTTACGCCCCGCTTCAGAAACGCCCCAGATATCAGCAGGCGCAACCGCAATTCCAATCGGCTAAACCTAACGGCGGCGGGACTCCTCCTATGTATCGCCATCATCATGATAGTAACTTGTCTAGGGTTTCTAATTACGGTGATGTGATCAATTCTAATTCAAGTAATGTCTTTCCTTTTGCTCTTCGTAACAATCGTCATTCGCAATCTAACAAACCGTATGGTTATGGGAACCCTAATCCCCAATCGGTTCCGCTTCCTTTACCGTATCGTAAACTAGATGGTTTCGATTCGTTACCGGAATGGGTTCCTAATTTCGTACCTAACACAAACCGTGAGATAACCGGAGTCCGGTTTAACG TTGTGTCGCAATCATTACCCCAACAACCTGTCGTGAGCAAAGAATTGGCTGATTTACTTAGCGTTCTTAACAACAATGAGAAAGAATGTGATCTCGggcttgattttgataaaagTAATCTTAACGTGCGACATGAATCTGTTGTTAAGTCTCTTTATTCCGACATGCCGAGGCAATGTTCCTCGTGTGGTGTTAGATTCAAGGGTCAAGAAGAGCATAGCAAGCACATGGACTGGCATGTGAGGAAGAATAGAATGGCTAAAGACGCGACCAAAGCCGCCACAACCACGAGGGCAAGCCAGAAACCGAAGAAGTCGCGTGATTGGTTTGCTAGCTTGTCTCTATGGCTCAGTGCGGCAACAGGAGCTGCCATTGAAGGGGCTAAACCTCTTTTTGGAGAAACACAGAAGACGAAAGAAGAGGAGAAACAACAGCAACGCTATGTCCCTGCTGATGAGAACCAGAAGATGTGTGCGTTATGTTTGGAGTCGTTGGAAGAGTTTTTCAGCCATGAAGAGGATGATTGGATGTACAGAGATGCTGCCTACTTGAACATGAACGGGTCTGGTCCTATAGTGCATGTTAACTGTATGCCGGAACCACGAAAAGGGCCTGCAAAGGGATTGACAAAGCCTGTTGCGAGTGCAGTGGCCTGCTGA
- the LOC106357118 gene encoding E3 ubiquitin-protein ligase SINA-like 2 (The RefSeq protein has 2 substitutions, 1 non-frameshifting indel compared to this genomic sequence), translating into MMKETNAAGEASSSLRRHRKRQRLPSVENGRETASVDGDEVIPEARSGALLDLDLLDCPVCFQALTQHVFQCDNGHIACSSCCRELRNKCPACALPIGNNRCRIMERVVESVTVPCPNAKHGCTEKFSYGKELAHEKECRFALCYCPAPDCNYAGVYKDLYTHYDANHKDTSTRFVCDTLHRTYLGTVSTTSVLQEYRDGPLVVVQGFVVAHGLSVTVNCIAPSAPGVGKFSFNLTYTLGRHTVTFGSTEMNRIQKVSLETPQSDFMSIPSYLVSPIIVKNLRICIRRLEEEAGEDEEEEEAGEEEEAGEEEEEAGEEEEEEEAVEVDVVNNVRRSTRQKKGNSKYQNKVK; encoded by the exons ATGATGAAAGAGACGAACGCCGCAGGAGAAGCGTCGAGCAGCCTCCGCCGCCACCGAAAGAGACAACGACTTCCTTCCGTTGAGAATGGCAGAGAAACGGCGAGTGTAGACGGCGATGAAGTGATACCGGAGGCACGATCGGGGACGCTACTCGATTTGGATCTTCTCGATTGTCCCGTTTGCTTTCAAGCACTGACCCAACATGTTTTTCAG TGTGACAATGGACACATAGCTTGTTCTTCCTGCTGTCGTGAACTGAGAAACAAATGCCCTGCCTGCGCTTTACCCATTGGTAATAACCGATGCAGAATCATGGAGAGAGTTGTTGAATCAGTCACTGTCCCGTGTCCGAACGCCAAACATGGTTGTACGGAGAAGTTCTCTTACGGCAAAGAATTAGCTCATGAGAAAGAATGCCGTTTTGCTCTTTGTTATTGCCCTGCACCTGACTGCAACTACGCTGGTGTGTACAAAGATCTCTACACTCACTATGATGCTAACCACAAGGATACATCGACCCGCTTCGTGTGTGGCACTCTCCACCGCACATATCTTGGCACAGTTTCGACTACTTCAGTCCTTCAGGAATATAGAGATGGTCCATTGGTTGTGGTTCAGGGTTTCGTGGTGGCACATGGATTGTCTGTGACTGTGAACTGTATAGCACCGTCTGCTCCAGGAGTTGGGAAGTTTTCCTTCAATTTAACCTACACGTTGGGACGTCACACTGTGACGTTTGGATCAACGGAGATGAACAGGATTCAGAAAGTGAGCTTGGAAACTCCTCAGAGCGACTTCATGTCGATTCCTTCATATTTGGTTTCACCGATTATTGTTAAGAACTTGCGTATATGCATCCGCCGGCTAGAAGAAGAAGCtggtgaagatgaagaagaagaagaagctggt gaagaagaagaagctggtgaagaagaagaagaagctggtgaagaagaagaagaagaagctgttgagGTTGATGTTGTTAACAATGTTCGCAGGTCAACTCGTCAGAAGAAGGGTAACTCCAAATACCAAAACAAAGTCAAGTAA